One window from the genome of Panthera leo isolate Ple1 chromosome D3, P.leo_Ple1_pat1.1, whole genome shotgun sequence encodes:
- the LOC122203650 gene encoding small integral membrane protein 15-like yields MKMVDIKAWAEYVVDWAAKDPYGFLTTVILAVTPLFLVNAIVSQKLVKMVEAREKDQKKEQKCQENIAKAK; encoded by the coding sequence atgaaGATGGTTGATATAAAGGCCTGGGCTGAGTATGTTGTGGATTGGGCTGCAAAAGACCCGTATGGCTTCCTTACAACAGTTATTTTGGCCGTTACACCATTGTTTCTAGTAAATGCCATAGTGTCCCAGAAATTGGTCAAGATGGTTGAGGCCAGGGAAAAGGAccaaaagaaggaacaaaaatgtcaagaaaatatTGCAAAAGCTAAATAA